In Rissa tridactyla isolate bRisTri1 chromosome 2, bRisTri1.patW.cur.20221130, whole genome shotgun sequence, a single window of DNA contains:
- the CCNY gene encoding cyclin-Y isoform X2 — MHPPGQLRRKYSSCSTIFLDDSTVSQPNLKYTIKCVALAIYYHIKNRDTDGRMLLDIFDENLHPLSKSEVPPDYDKHDPEQKQIYRFVRTLFSAAQLTAECAIVTLVYLERLLTYAEIDICPANWKRIVLGAILLASKVWDDQAVWNVDYCQILKDITVEDMNELERQFLELLQFNINVPSSVYAKYYFDLRSLAEANNLSFPLEPLSRDRAYKLEAISRLCEDKYKDFRKAAKKRSVSADNLTVVRWSPAIIS, encoded by the exons CATCCTCCTGGGCAGCTGAGAAGGAAGTACAGTTCCTGCTCCACTATTTTCCTGGATGACAGCACAGTCAGTCAACCGAACCTCAAGTATACCATCAAATG tGTAGCTCTTGCAATATATTACCACATCAAAAACAG GGACACAGACGGAAGAATGCTCTTAGATATTTTTGATGAAAACCTTCATCCCCTCTCG AAATCCGAAGTGCCACCAGACTATGACAAACATGACCCAGAGCAGAAACAGATTTACCGCTTTGTTCGGACGTTGTTCAGTGCTGCTCAACTGACTGCTGAATGTGCCATTGTCACCCTG GTATATCTTGAAAGACTTTTAACTTATGCAGAGATAGATATATGTCCAGCAAACTGGAAGCGAATTGTGCTGGGTGCAATTCTACTGGCATCCAAAGTTTGGGATGACCAGGCAGTGTGGAACGTGGATTACTGCCAGATCCTGAAAGATATCACGGTCGAAGACAT GAATGAGCTGGAACGCCAGTTTCTTGAGCTGTTGCAGTTCAATATTAATGTTCCCTCCAGTGTTTATGCCAAGTATTATTTTGATTTGCGTTCCCTGGCAGAAGCGAATAACCTGAGTTttcctttggagcccctcagcaGGGACAGGGCATACAAACTTGAG GCCATCTCCCGCTTGTGTGAAGATAAATATAAGGACTTCAGGAAAGCTGCAAAGAAACGGTCAGTCAGTGCTGACAATCTGACTGTGGTTAGATGGTCCCCTGCTATTATCTCCTAA